In Hippoglossus stenolepis isolate QCI-W04-F060 chromosome 5, HSTE1.2, whole genome shotgun sequence, one genomic interval encodes:
- the LOC118109901 gene encoding leucine-rich repeat-containing protein 10B — MGNSSGKEEGGEEEEEGGKDGEETEVKEEKNEQEVEVEEELPMGVEEMLESGDPVLDLSYRRFKRLPSRVCGLMHLEKLYACGNRLRTLPAGTSQLQGLRILALDFNKMEDVPAPVFQLTKLTRLYLGSNRLMTLPPELRNLQSLRCLWVESNYFQTFPREVYDLPNLKSLQIGDNRLKTLPPDLWRMEALRGLWLYGNRFDTFPKVLLRMENLEILDLDRNKITDFPSLKRLKSLRLFSYDHNPVTEPPRVGEEVLVVGEGAAEFLEAREARIERLRKAAEEEAEELALAGEEPVIHGILKNSSSKQATTEAAVTVEDADVQEGEPMFEEEELEKGEGELAFMEYDGAELEYDEEGVEYETEELICEGEGFEYEGEELEYDRVHMDYEYEEEETR, encoded by the coding sequence ATGGGCAACTCCTctgggaaggaggagggaggagaagaagaagaggaggggggcaAGGATGGCGAGGAGACAGAAGtcaaggaggagaagaatgagCAAGAGGTGGAGGTCGAGGAAGAGCTTCCGATGGGGGTGGAGGAGATGCTGGAGAGCGGCGACCCCGTGCTGGACTTGAGCTACCGCAGATTCAAGCGTCTGCCGTCACGTGTGTGTGGACTGATGCACCTGGAGAAGCTGTATGCTTGTGGAAACCGCCTGCGCACTCTGCCGGCCGGCACCTCCCAGTTGCAGGGTCTGCGGATACTTGCCCTCGACTTCAACAAGATGGAGGACGTTCCTGCGCCTGTCTTTCAGCTCACTAAACTCACTCGCCTCTACCTGGGCAGCAACCGGCTGATGACCCTCCCGCCTGAGCTGAGGAACCTGCAGAGTCTGCGCTGCCTGTGGGTGGAGAGCAACTACTTCCAGACCTTTCCACGGGAGGTCTACGACCTACCCAACCTCAAGTCCCTTCAGATCGGGGACAACCGGCTGAAGACGTTGCCTCCTGACCTGTGGCGTATGGAGGCTTTGAGGGGATTATGGCTCTATGGGAACCGCTTTGATACCTTTCCCAAAGTCCTGCTGCGCATGGAGAACCTGGAGATCTTGGACCTCGACCGCAACAAGATAACAGATTTTCCCAGCCTTAAGCGTCTCAAATCCCTGCGCCTGTTCTCCTACGACCACAACCCGGTCACAGAACCTCCCAGAGTGGGTGAGGAGGTGCTGGTAGTGGGGGAAGGGGCCGCGGAGTTCTTAGAGGCACGTGAAGCCAGGATTGAGAGGCTACGaaaggctgcagaggaagaggcagaggagttAGCTCTGGCGGGTGAGGAGCCTGTGATTCATGGCATCCTGAAGAACAGCAGCTCAAAACAAGCCacaactgaagctgctgtgacCGTAGAGGATGCAGATGTTCAAGAGGGAGAGCCgatgtttgaggaggaggagttggagAAGGGGGAAGGGGAGCTGGCGTTTATGGAGTACGATGGAGCCGAGCTTGAATATGACGAAGAGGGGGTTGAATACGAGACGGAGGAGCTTATATGTGAAGGAGAGGGGTTTGAATatgagggagaggagctggagtACGACAGGGTTCACATGGACTATGAgtacgaggaagaggagacgagaTGA
- the ppp1r32 gene encoding uncharacterized protein ppp1r32, producing MSYLRPPSETGFTANQRPVVVYRPILDHTENVVFGHRLLLSNNFLTLTKLHYQPHIRTDCSGPLPNLINEPRDSGFHQLRSHLQPETVSQKPVTIGPKGETGFTEGTNLQFITFQEKNNSRVEPQQTHSSVMKHDFLLPSLLQLDEPTGSLLNSSNQVFPNTPFDGLHFTTHYRSELFATHSFGMRARKEKEEEGFIHYSSIHSSIQNKY from the exons ATGTCTTACCTCAGACCCCCCAGTGAGACGGGCTTCACAGCAAACCAGAGGCCAGTGGTAGTTTACAGGCCCATTCTGGACCACACTGAAAA TGTTGTATTTGGCCACCGGCTCCTGTTATCTAACAACTTCCTGACTCTAACTAAACTTCATTACCAGCCTCACATCCGCACTGATTGTTCGGGGCCTTTGCCAAACCTCATTAACGAGCCCAGAGACAGCGGCTTCCATCAGCTGAGGAGTCACCTGCAACCAGAGACTG TTTCCCAGAAGCCTGTGACTATAGGTCCCAAAGGAGAGACTGGTTTCACTGAGGGAACAAACCTTCAGTTCATCACCtttcaggagaaaaacaacagcagg GTTGAACCTCAGCAGACCCACAGCTCAGTGATGAAACACGACTTCTTACTCCCGTCACTTCTGCAGCTTGAT gAGCCCACTGGGTCTCTTCTAAATTCAAGCAACCAGGTTTTCCCTAATACACCTTTTGATGGTTTACACTTCACTACACATTATAGGAGCGA ACTGTTTGCCACCCACAGCTTTGGAATGAGAGCCcggaaagagaaggaggaggaggggttcaTACACTACAGCTCCATACACAGCTCCATACAGAACAAATACTGA